One window from the genome of Pseudomonas frederiksbergensis encodes:
- the selD gene encoding selenide, water dikinase SelD — translation MSEPIRLTQYSHGAGCGCKISPQVLEVILAGSGAQNLDPKLWVGNASRDDAAVYAIDDERGVVSTTDFFMPIVDDPFDFGRIAATNAISDIYAMGGDPLMAIAILGWPVNVLAPEIAREVIRGGRSVCDEAGIALAGGHSIDAPEPIFGLAVTGLVQKRHMKRNDTAIAGCRLYLTKPLGIGILTTAEKKGKLRAADVGLARDWMCTLNKPGSRFGKLDGVTAMTDVTGFGLLGHLVEMADGSQLTARIRYDAVPRLPGVEYYLDQGCVPGGTLRNYDSYASKVGRVQELHKRVLCDPQTSGGLLIAVTPEGEEEFLRVAVELGLALEPIGELVERQSHAVEVS, via the coding sequence ATGAGCGAGCCGATTCGCCTGACCCAGTACAGCCACGGTGCCGGTTGCGGCTGCAAGATTTCGCCCCAGGTGCTGGAGGTGATCCTGGCCGGCAGCGGTGCGCAGAACCTTGACCCCAAGCTGTGGGTAGGTAACGCCTCCCGGGACGATGCGGCCGTGTATGCCATCGACGACGAGCGCGGGGTGGTCTCGACCACCGACTTCTTCATGCCGATCGTCGACGATCCGTTTGACTTCGGACGCATCGCCGCCACCAATGCCATCAGTGATATCTATGCCATGGGCGGCGACCCGCTGATGGCGATTGCGATCCTCGGCTGGCCGGTCAACGTACTGGCGCCGGAAATCGCCCGGGAAGTGATTCGCGGTGGCCGCTCGGTGTGTGACGAGGCGGGTATCGCGTTGGCGGGCGGGCATTCGATCGATGCGCCAGAGCCGATTTTTGGCCTGGCGGTCACCGGCCTCGTGCAAAAACGCCACATGAAGCGCAACGACACCGCCATCGCGGGTTGCCGCTTGTACCTGACCAAACCCCTGGGCATCGGCATCCTCACGACTGCGGAAAAGAAAGGTAAATTGCGCGCTGCCGACGTCGGCCTGGCCCGGGATTGGATGTGCACGCTCAACAAGCCGGGTAGCCGTTTCGGCAAACTCGACGGGGTGACCGCAATGACCGATGTCACCGGTTTCGGCTTGCTCGGACATTTGGTGGAAATGGCCGATGGCAGCCAGCTCACCGCACGCATCCGCTACGACGCGGTACCGCGCTTGCCGGGCGTCGAGTACTACCTCGACCAGGGCTGCGTGCCGGGCGGCACGCTGCGCAACTATGACAGTTACGCCAGCAAGGTCGGCCGTGTCCAGGAACTGCACAAGCGCGTGCTGTGCGACCCGCAGACCAGCGGCGGCCTGCTGATTGCCGTCACGCCAGAAGGCGAGGAGGAGTTCCTGCGGGTCGCCGTCGAGCTGGGCCTTGCGCTGGAGCCGATTGGCGAACTGGTCGAGCGACAGAGCCACGCGGTCGAGGTGTCTTGA
- a CDS encoding DMT family transporter, translated as MSIILLLLVVVAAGAVLSVQAAINGRLGETVGVLRSSLLTFVVGTVVTGLLIVFFEPAHTVSLLEVPKWQLCGALFGVVYMMVMVGAVPRVGTAVATVAVIVGQLGMGMLIDNFGWLGNPAIELSSSRLLAMACLALALVFMYRSSTPRA; from the coding sequence ATGAGCATCATCCTGTTATTGCTGGTGGTGGTCGCCGCCGGCGCAGTACTGAGCGTGCAAGCCGCCATCAACGGGCGCCTGGGCGAGACGGTCGGCGTGCTGCGCAGCAGCCTGTTGACCTTTGTGGTGGGCACGGTGGTCACCGGGCTGTTGATCGTGTTTTTCGAGCCGGCCCATACGGTAAGTCTGTTGGAGGTGCCCAAGTGGCAGCTCTGCGGCGCGCTGTTTGGCGTGGTGTACATGATGGTGATGGTCGGCGCGGTGCCGCGAGTCGGCACGGCCGTAGCAACCGTGGCGGTCATTGTCGGGCAACTGGGCATGGGCATGCTGATCGACAACTTCGGCTGGCTGGGCAACCCGGCTATCGAGCTGTCCAGCAGCCGCCTGCTGGCCATGGCCTGCCTGGCATTGGCGCTGGTGTTCATGTACCGCAGCAGTACGCCGCGCGCCTGA
- a CDS encoding DMT family transporter codes for MQSTSTNTAAPVTAAASPRTFLRWLLLPLVILAGMGLSVEAGLLGPLGVQVGHLWATLSIFGVGSALLFLLLLLSGPQRGPSLDKLPRWQLIGGFLGPIYVVVLTLATPHIGVAMTMIAILSGQVGKSVLIDHFGWFGATRKRVNGERWLALALIVVALVLIARG; via the coding sequence ATGCAATCGACATCAACCAACACGGCCGCGCCGGTCACTGCTGCGGCATCACCTCGAACATTCTTGCGGTGGCTGCTGCTGCCCCTTGTCATCCTCGCGGGCATGGGGCTGTCGGTGGAGGCGGGTCTGCTGGGGCCGCTTGGCGTCCAGGTCGGCCACCTTTGGGCGACGTTGAGCATCTTTGGCGTGGGTTCGGCGCTGTTGTTCCTTCTGCTGTTGCTCAGCGGGCCGCAGCGAGGCCCATCTTTGGACAAGCTGCCGCGCTGGCAATTGATCGGCGGCTTCCTGGGGCCGATCTACGTGGTGGTGCTGACGCTCGCCACCCCCCACATCGGCGTTGCCATGACAATGATCGCGATCCTCTCCGGTCAAGTCGGCAAAAGCGTGTTGATCGACCATTTCGGTTGGTTCGGCGCCACTCGCAAGCGCGTCAACGGCGAGCGCTGGCTGGCGTTGGCGTTGATTGTCGTGGCCCTTGTCCTGATTGCCCGAGGTTGA
- a CDS encoding LysR family transcriptional regulator produces MQGLDELGFKALRLFVAVLDQGSFSEVARREGLAPSSISRQIQLMEQALNQQLLYRHTRAVSPTEAGRLLGHHARLLLVQLEEAEQALQEQHSEPAGLVRINAPVVFGQRHLTPWLGPLCERYPKLQLDIQQTDSYVDPLQQGADLLFRIGPLHDSSMQARIVAPHRFLIAASPAYLARHGTPRKPQDLAAHQCLAYKGVTGQQRWFFRRPGQAWTPYSVRGPITGNHADTLTQAAVQGLGLVMFPSWLIGEAVRSGTLVPVLSDYEASNSLEPQQIAILWPGSRRLSVKVRTVIDFFLERFGEVPYWDRP; encoded by the coding sequence ATGCAAGGTCTTGATGAACTGGGTTTCAAGGCGCTCCGATTGTTTGTTGCGGTGCTCGACCAGGGCAGCTTCTCGGAAGTGGCCCGGCGCGAGGGGCTGGCGCCGTCATCGATCTCCCGCCAGATCCAATTGATGGAGCAGGCGCTGAACCAGCAATTGCTCTATCGCCACACACGCGCCGTATCACCCACCGAAGCCGGCCGCCTGCTCGGGCACCATGCACGGTTGTTGCTGGTGCAGTTGGAAGAAGCCGAACAAGCCTTGCAGGAACAGCACAGCGAGCCGGCCGGTCTGGTACGGATCAACGCCCCCGTGGTATTCGGACAGCGACACCTGACGCCCTGGCTGGGCCCGTTGTGCGAGCGCTATCCCAAGCTGCAACTGGATATCCAGCAGACCGACAGTTATGTCGACCCGCTGCAGCAAGGTGCCGACCTGCTGTTTCGCATCGGCCCGTTGCACGATTCCAGCATGCAGGCACGAATCGTCGCGCCGCACCGTTTCCTGATCGCGGCGAGCCCCGCCTACCTGGCACGCCATGGCACGCCACGCAAGCCCCAGGACCTGGCTGCCCATCAGTGCCTGGCCTACAAAGGTGTGACGGGCCAACAGCGCTGGTTTTTCCGACGCCCCGGTCAAGCCTGGACGCCCTACAGCGTCAGGGGCCCAATCACCGGAAACCACGCCGATACCCTGACCCAGGCCGCGGTGCAAGGCCTGGGCCTGGTGATGTTCCCGTCGTGGCTGATCGGCGAAGCCGTGCGCAGCGGCACGCTGGTGCCGGTGCTGAGCGACTACGAAGCATCCAATAGCCTCGAACCCCAGCAAATCGCGATTCTCTGGCCGGGCAGCCGACGCCTGTCGGTGAAAGTGCGCACGGTGATCGACTTCTTTCTCGAGCGTTTCGGAGAGGTGCCCTACTGGGATCGTCCTTGA
- a CDS encoding alpha/beta hydrolase: protein MLKAFALFLLLVSAGVQAQPSLHTDLPLNYLARADEQARNRPLVIFLHGSGSNEADLLRLADELPRHYNYLSVRAPKVMEPGHYQWFAKKGEGAYDGEASDLKDSGQMLMEFIDKARAKYPTDASSVYLVGFSQGAMMSYEIALRHPEAVGGIAAMGGRILPVLRAELTPDEKRRALAVFIGHGTMDPIIPYDDGTSADTFLKTLALEPEFHGYPGLGHSISAQEVKDLRAWLERLNP, encoded by the coding sequence ATGCTCAAAGCGTTCGCCCTGTTCCTGCTGCTGGTATCCGCCGGCGTGCAGGCCCAACCGTCGTTGCACACGGACCTGCCGCTCAATTACCTGGCCCGCGCCGACGAGCAGGCCAGGAACCGGCCGCTGGTGATTTTCCTGCACGGTTCGGGCAGCAACGAAGCAGACCTGCTCAGGCTCGCGGATGAACTGCCCAGGCACTACAACTACCTCTCGGTGCGCGCACCCAAGGTCATGGAACCGGGTCACTACCAGTGGTTCGCCAAAAAGGGCGAAGGCGCGTATGACGGTGAAGCTTCGGACCTGAAGGACAGCGGCCAGATGCTCATGGAGTTTATCGACAAGGCTCGGGCCAAGTACCCGACCGATGCGAGCAGCGTCTACCTGGTGGGGTTCAGCCAGGGCGCGATGATGAGCTACGAAATCGCTTTGCGACACCCTGAAGCCGTCGGTGGCATTGCCGCGATGGGCGGGCGAATCCTGCCGGTGCTGCGGGCCGAGCTGACGCCCGACGAAAAGCGCAGGGCGCTGGCGGTGTTCATTGGCCACGGTACGATGGATCCGATCATTCCCTACGATGACGGCACCAGCGCCGATACTTTCCTCAAAACGCTGGCCTTGGAGCCGGAGTTCCACGGCTATCCAGGTCTTGGTCATAGCATCAGTGCGCAGGAAGTGAAAGACTTGCGGGCCTGGCTGGAACGACTCAATCCCTGA